From Synoicihabitans lomoniglobus, the proteins below share one genomic window:
- a CDS encoding TonB-dependent siderophore receptor, protein MTYPALPRRAFALASLLFVPLLSAQVTTSEAANSDVEDDVIELNPFTVDSTLDKGYRATNSISGSRISTAIKEIPMPIEVITEDFLKDVGATDLRQSLRYSAGVVLQSQNTQGVNSFYGPGGVNNPESVTADKNQTTIKLRGYVTDVVLRDGFRRQSATDSINIGRIEVVRGPAALLYGIGNFGGIVNYMPKTPSTEASTDLAVSVGTDGFLRGTFDTTGPLGERWDAAYRVSGAAQKTGNYTELYDEDHIFVAPSFSFKPTEKTDVLVDLEYGEQTETGVGFLSVRARSDINGVDQADRLQSSGFVQFAGKDPRTFRWSGPDTYRETEQYNVRFQVSQEIFENLNLLAGYNTSQVIYNGRDVNGAMEQNIGPVALRDTIRVVPIDSANGSSEFIETETPNTIFKYNWADNYEQAQREQARVELNYQFDILEDSKWLGIDSSLLVGRSYEKAEKLTRLTRTRDTFFNYKNPTDTSYIRFGTQGDGTADVDMVRINHIDSTGRNTGDYAVYQGKLLDNRLSIVAGMRRDRNDFGVEQDTFYPTMDSTSSRRPVQKEDTSQFGATFRLLPQVSIYGLKSEGLQPNFDGLRDASGDPLGPVSARSEEIGLKVDFMDGKISGTISSFKIERKGVPFGQWWMPTLKGNFDTSRPIIYNVGNFSPASAPGGSNGGNGAADAAIAEWNAGVSSGAIYQHDEGGTTSWYVNASEATGAAYLDQVFNLTKTTMPGWAGWLYTEDGHTNNSFNDIGNADGWQAYVQQEDESKGWDAQILFTPTDNFQFLVSYAHVEREITNPGRFVDYPVPDNRWAVWYFPDGNWGLTGYSLDEVYTDPTRTSTWTGIGWGAGESRDDTPDHAISSWANYSFNDGPLAGLSIGLGGQWESEREYFSGITVAGQKQTDGNGDLIVLKHKSRLNLDLMARYEFSLRDHDAYVQLNINNLLNDEDLYGLIYAPGMSGRMEFGYRF, encoded by the coding sequence ATGACTTATCCTGCCCTTCCTCGCCGCGCGTTTGCGTTGGCCAGTTTGTTATTCGTCCCGCTGCTATCTGCACAGGTGACCACGTCCGAAGCTGCCAACTCCGACGTCGAAGATGATGTGATCGAACTCAACCCGTTCACCGTAGACTCCACCTTAGACAAAGGTTATCGGGCCACCAACTCGATCTCCGGTTCGCGCATCAGCACGGCCATCAAGGAAATCCCGATGCCCATCGAGGTCATCACGGAGGACTTCCTCAAGGACGTGGGCGCGACCGATTTGCGCCAAAGCCTGCGTTACAGTGCGGGCGTCGTGCTGCAGTCGCAAAACACGCAGGGCGTGAACAGCTTTTATGGCCCGGGTGGGGTGAACAACCCCGAGAGTGTGACGGCCGACAAGAACCAGACCACGATCAAACTGCGCGGCTACGTGACCGACGTCGTGCTGCGCGACGGTTTTCGGCGGCAGAGTGCCACTGACTCGATCAACATCGGCCGTATCGAGGTCGTGCGGGGACCGGCGGCGTTGCTATACGGTATCGGAAACTTCGGTGGCATCGTAAACTACATGCCCAAGACGCCGTCCACGGAAGCGTCCACCGATCTTGCGGTGAGCGTTGGCACCGACGGTTTCCTGCGCGGCACGTTTGATACGACGGGACCTTTGGGCGAGCGCTGGGACGCGGCCTACCGGGTTTCCGGTGCCGCCCAAAAGACCGGCAACTACACCGAGCTCTACGACGAGGATCACATTTTCGTGGCCCCGAGTTTCAGTTTCAAACCCACCGAGAAAACCGACGTGTTGGTGGATCTTGAATACGGCGAGCAAACTGAGACCGGCGTGGGTTTCCTCAGCGTGCGCGCCCGTTCCGACATCAACGGTGTCGACCAGGCCGACCGTTTGCAGAGTTCCGGCTTTGTGCAGTTTGCGGGCAAGGATCCCCGCACGTTCCGTTGGTCCGGCCCCGATACCTATCGCGAGACCGAGCAATACAATGTGCGCTTCCAGGTGTCGCAGGAAATTTTTGAGAATCTCAATCTGCTCGCCGGTTACAACACGTCCCAGGTCATCTACAACGGCCGCGATGTAAACGGCGCCATGGAGCAAAACATCGGCCCGGTGGCGCTGCGCGACACCATCCGCGTCGTGCCGATCGACTCGGCCAACGGCAGCAGCGAGTTCATCGAAACCGAGACGCCCAACACGATCTTCAAATACAATTGGGCCGACAACTACGAGCAGGCTCAGCGCGAGCAGGCCCGGGTGGAACTGAACTACCAGTTCGATATTCTCGAAGACAGTAAATGGCTCGGTATCGACAGCAGTCTGCTCGTCGGCCGCTCCTACGAAAAGGCCGAGAAACTCACCCGCCTCACGCGCACCCGCGACACGTTCTTCAACTACAAGAACCCGACCGACACGTCCTACATCCGCTTCGGCACCCAAGGTGACGGCACCGCCGATGTCGACATGGTGCGCATCAACCACATCGATTCCACGGGTCGCAACACCGGCGACTATGCCGTGTATCAGGGCAAGCTGCTCGACAATCGACTCTCCATCGTCGCCGGCATGCGTCGCGACCGTAACGACTTCGGGGTCGAGCAGGACACGTTCTATCCGACCATGGACAGCACATCTTCGCGTCGTCCGGTGCAAAAGGAGGACACCTCTCAGTTCGGCGCGACTTTCCGCCTCCTGCCGCAGGTCAGTATCTACGGTCTCAAGTCCGAAGGTCTGCAGCCCAACTTCGACGGTTTGCGCGATGCCTCCGGCGATCCGCTCGGCCCCGTCAGCGCCCGCAGCGAAGAGATCGGCCTCAAGGTCGACTTCATGGACGGCAAGATTTCCGGCACCATCAGCAGCTTTAAGATCGAGCGCAAAGGTGTGCCGTTCGGCCAATGGTGGATGCCCACGCTCAAGGGCAACTTCGATACCAGCCGTCCCATCATTTACAACGTCGGCAACTTCAGTCCGGCGTCCGCGCCCGGCGGCTCCAACGGTGGCAACGGAGCGGCTGACGCTGCCATCGCCGAATGGAATGCCGGCGTGAGTTCCGGGGCGATTTATCAGCACGACGAAGGCGGCACCACCAGCTGGTATGTGAACGCCTCCGAGGCCACTGGTGCGGCTTACCTCGACCAGGTGTTCAACCTCACCAAGACGACCATGCCGGGCTGGGCCGGTTGGCTCTACACCGAGGACGGCCACACCAACAACAGCTTCAACGACATCGGCAACGCCGACGGTTGGCAGGCCTACGTCCAGCAGGAAGACGAGTCGAAGGGCTGGGATGCCCAGATCCTCTTCACCCCGACGGACAACTTCCAGTTCCTCGTGTCCTACGCGCACGTCGAACGCGAGATCACCAACCCCGGTCGCTTCGTCGATTACCCCGTGCCCGACAATCGCTGGGCCGTCTGGTATTTCCCCGATGGCAACTGGGGTCTCACCGGCTACTCGCTCGATGAAGTCTACACCGACCCGACGCGCACGTCCACCTGGACCGGCATCGGCTGGGGTGCGGGCGAATCACGCGATGACACGCCCGATCACGCCATCAGCAGCTGGGCCAACTACTCCTTCAATGACGGACCGCTCGCCGGACTCTCCATCGGTCTCGGTGGCCAATGGGAATCCGAGCGCGAATACTTCTCCGGCATCACGGTGGCCGGGCAAAAGCAGACCGACGGCAACGGCGACCTCATTGTGCTCAAGCACAAGTCCCGGCTGAACCTCGACCTCATGGCCCGCTACGAATTCTCGCTGCGTGATCACGACGCCTACGTGCAGCTCAACATCAACAACCTCCTCAACGACGAAGATCTCTACGGTCTCATCTACGCGCCCGGCATGTCCGGTCGCATGGAGTTTGGCTATCGTTTCTAA
- a CDS encoding glycoside hydrolase family 2 TIM barrel-domain containing protein: MNRLGLGCALGLASLPLSLSADPARVTLEQASDGTWQLRRNGEPYVIRGAGGYEQLEVLRESGGNTIRTWGVEQLGPDASGEPLLDRAARLGLCVLVGLWVDHPRHGFDYGDEAALQRQRERILTTVRRYKDHAAVLMWGLGNEMEEDGSDPRIWRELEVLARLVKAADPDHPVCTILAGTYNDKVRAMMPHYSAMDLLGINIYGGAEGVDDALAAQGWERPYLITEFGPVGHWEIETTSWGAPIEPTSAEKAATYANAHRAMIAAKRQLCLGTFCFLWGQKQETTATWFSMFLPSGEKTPSIDAMVRSWTGVEPIHPSPVIHGLQADFREKTIAVGSQHTVTADVTAPAGAELQFDWQVVAETHDRKFGGDPEERPPVIAGCVVKQNGATVDLRLPAEPGAYRVFLYVRDGHGGGAAGNFPFKVE; encoded by the coding sequence ATGAATCGATTGGGACTTGGTTGCGCACTGGGCTTGGCCTCCCTGCCATTATCGCTCTCGGCCGACCCGGCCCGCGTGACACTGGAACAGGCTTCCGACGGCACCTGGCAGCTGCGACGCAATGGCGAGCCCTATGTGATTCGCGGGGCCGGCGGTTACGAGCAACTCGAGGTGTTGCGCGAGTCGGGCGGCAATACGATCCGCACCTGGGGCGTGGAACAACTCGGTCCGGACGCATCCGGCGAACCGCTGCTCGATCGCGCCGCCCGTCTCGGCTTGTGCGTGCTGGTGGGATTGTGGGTCGATCATCCCCGTCATGGTTTTGACTACGGCGACGAGGCGGCCTTGCAACGCCAACGCGAACGCATCCTCACGACGGTGCGGCGTTACAAAGATCATGCGGCCGTGCTCATGTGGGGCCTCGGCAATGAGATGGAGGAGGACGGCAGCGATCCGCGCATCTGGCGCGAACTCGAGGTGCTCGCCCGCCTCGTCAAAGCGGCGGACCCGGACCATCCGGTGTGCACCATTCTCGCCGGCACCTACAACGACAAGGTGCGGGCCATGATGCCCCATTACTCCGCGATGGATTTACTCGGCATCAATATTTACGGTGGAGCCGAAGGCGTGGACGACGCCTTGGCCGCCCAAGGTTGGGAGCGTCCTTACCTGATCACGGAATTCGGGCCGGTCGGCCACTGGGAGATTGAGACCACGTCCTGGGGCGCACCGATCGAGCCCACCTCGGCCGAAAAAGCCGCGACTTACGCCAACGCCCATCGGGCTATGATCGCCGCGAAACGCCAGCTGTGTCTCGGGACGTTCTGCTTTTTATGGGGACAGAAACAGGAGACCACCGCCACGTGGTTCAGCATGTTTCTGCCCAGCGGAGAGAAGACGCCGTCGATCGACGCGATGGTCCGATCCTGGACCGGCGTTGAACCCATCCACCCCAGTCCGGTCATTCATGGCTTACAGGCGGACTTTCGGGAAAAAACCATCGCGGTCGGATCCCAGCACACGGTGACGGCCGACGTGACCGCTCCGGCCGGAGCGGAGTTGCAATTTGACTGGCAGGTCGTGGCCGAAACGCATGATCGCAAGTTTGGGGGCGATCCGGAGGAACGACCTCCCGTCATTGCCGGCTGCGTGGTGAAGCAAAACGGAGCCACGGTCGATTTGCGGCTGCCGGCGGAGCCCGGCGCGTATCGAGTATTCCTCTACGTGCGCGACGGCCACGGCGGCGGCGCGGCGGGAAACTTCCCGTTCAAGGTCGAGTAG
- a CDS encoding LacI family DNA-binding transcriptional regulator, giving the protein MAKINQQYIAKELQISRATVSRCFTNHPGINPKTRAKVFALASRMGYAHTEKRTPAVHQRTRRALAFGVLVCVDLPNFDRTGYGNPGQELLNGLSEVARVQGVRLDLHFVRPEDLHIDGPSYEEIVSDGRRLWDGVVLIYPFPQSVVDELKATFPVVSLVEQYGRTPLDCVDVDHHRGIERLVEHLHSQGHRRIGFFTWRYPVEATWALRRYGAFVEMMTARGLEIDPQDAINVSPRDSLALPDAHARVRERTAQGVTAWICAADHQAFDLMLDLKAAGLRVPTDVSIVGFDGLQPPQGADKLTTIEIPFHQIGVTGGKRLLDLINKRFDSEQHILLNCDLRDGDTVAAPAKA; this is encoded by the coding sequence ATGGCCAAGATCAACCAGCAGTATATCGCCAAGGAACTTCAGATCTCGCGGGCGACGGTTTCACGCTGTTTCACGAACCACCCCGGCATTAATCCCAAGACTCGGGCCAAGGTCTTCGCGCTGGCTTCGCGCATGGGTTATGCGCATACGGAGAAGCGCACTCCCGCGGTGCACCAGCGCACGCGCCGGGCGTTGGCTTTCGGGGTGCTGGTGTGTGTGGATCTGCCCAATTTTGATCGCACCGGATACGGCAATCCCGGGCAGGAGTTGCTCAATGGACTCTCCGAGGTGGCGCGGGTGCAAGGCGTGCGACTCGACCTACATTTTGTGCGACCCGAGGACCTGCACATCGACGGCCCGTCCTATGAAGAAATCGTGTCGGACGGTCGTCGCCTCTGGGACGGCGTGGTCCTCATTTATCCGTTCCCGCAGAGTGTGGTCGACGAGTTAAAGGCCACGTTTCCGGTGGTGTCGTTGGTCGAGCAATACGGCCGCACGCCGCTGGACTGCGTCGATGTGGATCACCACCGGGGCATCGAGCGCCTGGTCGAGCATCTGCACTCGCAAGGCCATCGCCGCATTGGGTTTTTTACGTGGCGCTACCCGGTCGAAGCGACCTGGGCGCTACGCCGGTATGGTGCGTTTGTGGAGATGATGACCGCGCGGGGATTGGAGATTGATCCGCAGGACGCGATTAATGTCAGCCCGCGCGACTCCCTGGCGTTGCCCGACGCGCACGCGCGGGTGCGGGAGCGCACTGCCCAAGGCGTGACGGCGTGGATTTGCGCAGCGGATCACCAGGCCTTTGATCTTATGCTCGATCTCAAAGCGGCGGGACTGCGCGTGCCGACCGACGTCTCCATTGTGGGATTCGACGGACTGCAACCTCCGCAAGGAGCCGACAAACTCACCACGATTGAAATCCCCTTTCACCAGATCGGGGTGACCGGCGGGAAACGCCTACTGGATTTGATCAACAAGCGTTTCGATTCCGAGCAACACATCCTCCTCAACTGCGACCTCCGCGACGGCGACACCGTGGCCGCCCCGGCCAAAGCGTAA
- a CDS encoding REP-associated tyrosine transposase, producing MRRKRVSISGATYFLTLCTNHRNRGLNTPTIAASIRAETGAIEHDRHWHVRGAVIMPDHLHLLATITGSLSLSRTVARLKSKTRRELAAAGLSWQSNYFDHRLRPADHISAALTYLVTNPVRGRLVAAAKDYPQVWIGPEETTWFAWPPADDSSVRPHWLDRGQTSGG from the coding sequence TTGCGGCGAAAACGAGTCTCGATTTCCGGCGCGACCTACTTCCTGACGCTCTGCACCAACCACCGCAACCGGGGCCTGAACACACCGACCATCGCCGCATCAATCCGCGCCGAAACCGGAGCCATCGAACACGATCGTCATTGGCACGTTCGCGGTGCCGTCATCATGCCCGATCACCTGCATCTACTCGCGACCATCACCGGATCGCTCTCGCTCTCCCGCACGGTCGCCCGACTTAAATCCAAAACCCGCCGCGAGCTCGCCGCGGCCGGTCTGTCATGGCAATCCAACTACTTCGATCACCGCCTGAGGCCCGCTGATCACATCTCCGCGGCGCTGACCTATCTGGTCACAAATCCCGTCCGGGGCAGACTCGTCGCTGCCGCCAAAGACTACCCGCAGGTGTGGATCGGCCCGGAAGAAACGACATGGTTTGCATGGCCCCCGGCCGACGACTCATCCGTGCGACCCCATTGGCTTGATCGCGGACAAACCTCCGGAGGGTGA
- a CDS encoding REP-associated tyrosine transposase: protein MRRNRVSISGATYFLTLCTNHRNRGLNTPTIAASIRAETGAIEHDRHWHVRGAVIMPDHLHLLAVITGSRSLSRTVARLKSKTRCELAAAGLSWKSNYFDHRLRPDDHVSAALSYLVMNPVRGGLVAATKDYPHVWIGPEETTWFAWPPADDALARPHWLDRG from the coding sequence TTGCGGCGAAACCGAGTCTCGATTTCCGGCGCGACCTACTTCCTGACGCTCTGCACCAACCACCGCAACCGGGGCCTGAACACACCGACCATCGCCGCATCAATCCGCGCCGAAACCGGAGCCATCGAACACGATCGTCATTGGCACGTTCGCGGTGCCGTCATCATGCCCGATCACCTGCATCTACTCGCGGTTATCACGGGGTCACGCTCGCTCTCCCGCACCGTCGCCCGACTCAAATCCAAAACCCGCTGCGAGCTCGCCGCCGCCGGTCTGTCGTGGAAATCCAACTACTTTGATCACCGCCTGAGGCCCGATGATCACGTCTCCGCGGCGCTTTCCTACCTGGTCATGAATCCTGTCCGGGGCGGACTCGTCGCTGCCACCAAAGACTATCCGCACGTGTGGATCGGCCCGGAAGAAACGACATGGTTTGCATGGCCCCCGGCCGATGACGCGCTCGCGCGACCCCATTGGCTTGACCGCGGATAA
- a CDS encoding MFS transporter has protein sequence MSVSAPTPAPLSFREKFGYGLGDTASNFVFHTINVFLFYYYTDVFGLAAGAAGTLFIVARFFDAVSDPLMGALADRTQTRWGKYRPYLLWMAVPFGIAGYLLFANPDLSASGKLIYAYITYILMMLVYTAINIPYSAMLGVITPSSQERTSLSTFRFVCAFAGQFLIVAAARPLIAKFGEGNEAAGFQATMAIFAVVAVGLFVFTFLTTRERVQPPPSQKPDLRKELGLLVRNRPWVILSIAGVLTLANVAIRGAVTVHYFKYYVGDDGTPWFGVFDLTTVFMTSGTLALIAGVACTPLFTRFAGKRSLMIWLSAANALAMASFFFIPPEATVLMLVVNILGTFIIGPTPALVWAMFADAADYGMWKLGHRSTALVFSSAQFAQKMGLTIGGGVPGIVLAYYGFVANDIQTESSLLGVRLLFTILPAAFAIGGVIAIWFYPLRESDVAQMEQDLATAEST, from the coding sequence ATGTCCGTTTCCGCCCCCACCCCGGCCCCTCTGTCGTTTCGTGAAAAATTTGGCTACGGCCTCGGCGATACGGCGTCGAATTTCGTTTTTCACACCATCAACGTCTTCCTGTTTTACTACTACACGGACGTATTTGGTTTGGCCGCCGGCGCCGCCGGCACGCTGTTTATCGTCGCTCGTTTTTTCGATGCGGTGAGCGATCCGCTCATGGGAGCGCTGGCCGATCGCACGCAAACGCGCTGGGGTAAATATCGCCCCTACTTGCTGTGGATGGCGGTGCCCTTCGGCATCGCGGGCTATCTGTTGTTTGCCAACCCCGACCTGAGCGCGTCCGGCAAACTCATCTACGCCTACATCACCTACATCCTCATGATGCTGGTCTACACCGCGATCAACATCCCCTACTCTGCGATGCTCGGGGTGATTACGCCGTCATCGCAGGAGCGCACCTCGCTTTCGACCTTCCGATTTGTGTGCGCGTTTGCCGGGCAATTTCTCATCGTGGCGGCGGCCCGACCGTTGATCGCCAAGTTCGGCGAGGGCAACGAGGCGGCGGGCTTCCAAGCCACCATGGCGATCTTTGCGGTGGTTGCGGTGGGACTGTTCGTCTTCACCTTTCTCACCACCCGCGAGCGCGTGCAGCCTCCGCCCAGTCAGAAGCCGGACCTGCGCAAGGAACTCGGATTGCTCGTGCGCAATCGACCTTGGGTCATCCTGTCCATCGCCGGTGTGCTCACCCTGGCCAACGTCGCCATTCGCGGCGCGGTCACGGTCCACTATTTCAAATACTACGTCGGCGATGACGGCACGCCGTGGTTCGGCGTTTTCGACCTCACCACCGTGTTCATGACCAGTGGCACACTCGCACTCATTGCCGGCGTGGCGTGCACGCCCCTGTTCACCCGTTTCGCGGGCAAGCGGTCGTTGATGATCTGGCTCTCCGCCGCCAATGCCCTGGCGATGGCGTCGTTCTTCTTCATCCCGCCGGAGGCCACGGTGCTCATGTTGGTGGTGAATATTCTGGGCACGTTCATCATCGGCCCCACGCCCGCGTTGGTCTGGGCCATGTTTGCCGACGCCGCGGATTACGGCATGTGGAAACTGGGACATCGCTCCACCGCCCTGGTGTTCTCGTCCGCCCAGTTTGCCCAGAAAATGGGGCTTACCATCGGCGGCGGCGTGCCTGGCATCGTGCTCGCCTACTACGGCTTTGTGGCCAATGATATTCAGACCGAAAGCAGCCTCCTCGGCGTGCGCCTCCTCTTCACGATCCTACCCGCGGCATTCGCCATCGGCGGCGTGATCGCCATCTGGTTCTACCCCCTGCGCGAAAGCGACGTCGCCCAAATGGAACAAGACCTGGCCACGGCGGAGTCCACCTGA
- a CDS encoding LytR/AlgR family response regulator transcription factor codes for MPSRHALLIDDEPLARIELRRLLQAHADITIVGEAGTLNEARERLAATDYDLVFLDIQLRGGTGFDLLEHIPPHARVIFVTAFDRYAVRAFDVNALDYLLKPVTAERLSASLYRLDPAEPTAPAGRGPESDRENAPPFTVEDRIFVKTGHTTRFIEIRAIVSIRSCENYTEIQLADGSQHLTLRTLKSWENTLPASIFARVHRQSLINLQHVRAIVRGEGEDVRFAFQPPLPEIAASRRCVAELRQRLADAGLAQIIP; via the coding sequence ATGCCTTCCCGCCACGCCTTGCTCATTGACGACGAACCACTCGCGCGAATCGAACTGCGCCGCCTGCTGCAAGCGCATGCGGACATCACCATTGTCGGAGAGGCCGGCACCCTCAACGAGGCGCGCGAACGCCTGGCGGCCACGGACTACGATCTCGTCTTTCTGGACATTCAACTGCGCGGCGGCACCGGCTTCGACCTGCTCGAACACATTCCTCCCCACGCCCGGGTGATCTTCGTGACCGCCTTCGATCGCTACGCGGTCCGCGCCTTCGACGTCAATGCCCTCGACTATCTCCTCAAACCCGTGACCGCCGAACGTCTCTCCGCGAGCCTGTATCGGCTCGACCCCGCCGAGCCGACCGCCCCGGCCGGGAGGGGACCGGAGTCGGACCGCGAAAACGCCCCGCCATTCACCGTCGAAGACCGCATCTTCGTTAAAACCGGCCACACCACCCGCTTTATTGAAATCCGCGCCATCGTCTCGATCCGCAGTTGTGAAAACTACACCGAGATCCAGTTGGCCGACGGCTCCCAGCACCTCACCCTGCGCACGCTCAAGTCCTGGGAAAACACATTGCCCGCCTCGATCTTCGCCCGAGTGCATCGTCAGTCGTTGATCAACCTGCAACATGTGCGTGCGATCGTGCGCGGCGAAGGCGAAGACGTGCGCTTCGCGTTCCAACCGCCATTGCCCGAGATCGCCGCCAGTCGGCGTTGCGTGGCCGAATTGCGGCAGCGACTGGCCGATGCCGGCCTCGCTCAAATCATCCCGTAA